One region of Polyodon spathula isolate WHYD16114869_AA chromosome 25, ASM1765450v1, whole genome shotgun sequence genomic DNA includes:
- the LOC121300259 gene encoding homeobox protein goosecoid-2, which translates to MEICKAVKKKFSFSIEDILAKLPDGEGDSEDPGVPLSLVCVSREQTHEVATVTPVSSPAQSQDRACYCCCCTCCAAIPSQDFPAVTGCKLWSRRLFPGSPTAGDPHPASRVEELFFSQIQRRTRRHRTIFTEDQLEALEGLFRQNQYPDVTTREQLAVRTHLREERVEVWFKNRRAKWRRQKRFSLASSDQERWNIVENTD; encoded by the exons ATGGAAATCTGTAAGGCAGTGAAGAAAAAGTTCTCCTTCAGCATCGAGGATATCCTAGCCAAGCTACCAGACGGCGAGGGTGATAGCGAGGACCCCGGCGTGCCGCTCTCTCTGGTCTGTGTGTCCCGGGAACAGACACACGAAGTCGCGACCGTGACTCCGGTCTCCTCTCCTGCGCAATCACAGGACCGCGCTTGCTATTGTTGTTGCTGCACTTGTTGCGCTGCGATTCCATCGCAAGACTTCCCCGCTGTGACAG GTTGCAAGCTCTGGTCCCGAAGGCTCTTCCCTGGGAGCCCCACAGCGGGGGACCCCCACCCTGCCAGCCGGGTCGAAGAGCTCTTCTTCAGTCAGATTCAGAGGCGCACACGGCGCCACCGGACCATCTTCACTGAGGACCAGCTGGAGGCTCTGGAGGGGCTCTTCCGGCAGAACCAGTACCCTGACGTGACGACCCGGGAACAGCTCGCTGTCCGCACTCACCTGCGTGAGGAGAGGGTGGAG GTGTGGTTTAAAAACCGAAGAGCTAAGTGGAGACGACAGAAGCGCTTTTCCCTGGCTTCGAGTGATCAGGAGCGATGGAACATCGTGGAAAATACAGACTGA